A section of the Ciceribacter thiooxidans genome encodes:
- a CDS encoding LysR substrate-binding domain-containing protein, giving the protein MQLTDYNIALQAALNGQGVAIGRLLLIGDHLTSGRLVQPFATTVRSEKTAYWLVMPEHRRLSPAAESFRVWLKEQAASVKTGQADR; this is encoded by the coding sequence ATGCAGCTCACCGACTACAACATCGCCCTGCAGGCGGCTCTGAACGGCCAGGGAGTCGCGATCGGCCGGCTGCTCCTGATAGGCGACCATCTGACGAGCGGCCGACTGGTGCAGCCCTTCGCCACCACCGTTCGCTCGGAAAAGACGGCATATTGGCTCGTCATGCCCGAGCATCGGCGGCTCAGCCCCGCCGCCGAATCGTTCCGCGTCTGGCTCAAGGAGCAGGCCGCATCGGTGAAGACCGGCCAAGCTGACCGGTGA
- a CDS encoding terminase large subunit, with the protein MGLRGPGAKPKGKRAAANDNRRETLPWEAEGLSRLERVIAFIEDMPVTQGKFAGTKMKLRDWQVDEFLAPIYAEDENGRRPVRTAALSMGRKNGKTGLSAALACCHIVGPEAEDRGEVYFCAMDKAQAAKAWAECKAMLEGHAELSERVNIIRFSKEIEVLDGQGKGSVLKALSADADSKLGLSPSFVLCDEIGYWPKRDLFDAMDSALGARDEPLIVAISTQAKDDTHFFSEMIDYGLKIRDGEIEDPSFHLAFFAAGPLDDPWDPATWHKANPALGDFLSMEQVERMAMQAQRIPSKEADFRNKLLNQRIDGTVRFIAAREWNDCNLGPIDDKALEGRECFGALDLSAARDLTCFLLVFPEEDGRFTVLPRFFLPEFDIEGKSDTDRVPYNVWARQPDARLTLLPGKVIDPALVAEYIADETARFDIRAIAYDRWRIEDLNRELDKLSVTLPLVPFGQGYKDMSPAVDVLEVTVAQQKLNHGGNPLMRMCASNAVVTQDPAGARKLDKSKASGRIDGIVALAMALKTAQAHEEEGLPACLLAA; encoded by the coding sequence ATGGGTCTAAGAGGGCCAGGCGCCAAACCTAAAGGGAAGCGTGCCGCTGCCAACGACAACCGCCGCGAAACCCTCCCATGGGAGGCTGAAGGCTTGTCACGGCTGGAGCGCGTCATTGCGTTCATCGAAGACATGCCGGTCACGCAAGGCAAGTTTGCCGGCACGAAAATGAAACTTCGCGATTGGCAGGTTGATGAGTTCCTAGCGCCGATCTACGCGGAGGACGAGAACGGACGGCGGCCAGTTCGCACGGCTGCGCTCTCCATGGGACGCAAGAACGGCAAGACCGGCCTTTCCGCTGCGCTGGCTTGTTGTCATATCGTGGGACCTGAAGCGGAAGACCGCGGCGAGGTGTATTTCTGCGCAATGGACAAAGCACAGGCCGCGAAGGCATGGGCCGAATGCAAGGCCATGCTAGAGGGCCATGCGGAGCTATCGGAACGCGTCAACATTATCCGGTTCTCCAAGGAAATCGAAGTCCTCGACGGCCAGGGCAAGGGCTCGGTTCTGAAGGCCCTTTCCGCCGATGCTGATTCCAAACTGGGCCTGTCGCCATCGTTCGTCCTTTGCGATGAAATCGGCTATTGGCCGAAGCGCGATTTGTTCGACGCGATGGACTCGGCCCTTGGCGCGCGTGACGAGCCGCTAATCGTCGCTATCTCCACCCAGGCGAAGGACGACACCCATTTCTTTTCGGAGATGATCGACTACGGCTTGAAGATCCGCGACGGCGAGATCGAGGACCCGTCCTTTCACCTCGCCTTCTTCGCGGCCGGCCCGCTTGATGATCCGTGGGACCCGGCAACATGGCACAAGGCCAATCCGGCGCTTGGCGACTTCCTCTCTATGGAGCAGGTCGAGCGCATGGCCATGCAGGCCCAACGCATCCCGTCAAAAGAGGCCGATTTCAGAAACAAGCTGCTCAACCAACGAATTGACGGCACCGTGCGGTTCATCGCGGCCCGCGAATGGAACGATTGCAACCTCGGCCCGATCGATGACAAGGCGCTGGAGGGCCGCGAATGCTTCGGCGCCCTCGACCTATCGGCGGCCCGCGACTTGACCTGTTTCCTTCTCGTCTTTCCGGAAGAGGATGGCCGGTTTACCGTCTTGCCGCGCTTCTTCCTTCCGGAGTTCGACATCGAGGGGAAGAGCGACACCGACCGTGTGCCGTACAATGTGTGGGCGCGGCAACCGGATGCGCGGCTCACCCTGCTACCCGGCAAGGTCATCGATCCGGCGCTAGTGGCCGAATATATCGCAGACGAGACGGCCCGCTTTGATATTCGGGCAATCGCTTACGATAGGTGGCGAATTGAGGATCTGAACAGAGAACTCGACAAGCTTTCCGTGACGTTGCCGCTTGTGCCGTTCGGCCAGGGCTACAAGGACATGTCTCCAGCCGTCGACGTGCTGGAGGTGACAGTCGCGCAACAGAAGTTGAACCACGGGGGCAACCCGCTCATGCGCATGTGTGCATCTAATGCCGTGGTGACACAAGACCCGGCCGGCGCAAGAAAGCTTGACAAGTCTAAGGCGAGTGGGCGCATTGATGGTATCGTGGCGCTTGCAATGGCTCTGAAAACTGCACAGGCGCACGAAGAAGAGGGGCTGCCGGCGTGTTTGCTGGCGGCATAA
- a CDS encoding head-tail connector protein → MTAVTLAEAKAHLRISFTTDDDYVTSLLEAADGFVSEIGVAIAAPVPAPVKHAILLLAAHWYNAREAAGETPSTPIAFGVNALLQPYRTQSI, encoded by the coding sequence TTGACGGCCGTTACTCTCGCGGAAGCGAAGGCGCATCTTCGGATCAGTTTCACGACCGACGACGATTACGTCACTTCGCTCCTAGAGGCGGCCGACGGGTTTGTGTCCGAGATCGGGGTGGCGATTGCCGCCCCGGTTCCGGCGCCCGTTAAGCACGCCATCCTCCTCCTGGCGGCCCATTGGTACAACGCCCGCGAAGCTGCCGGCGAAACACCATCGACGCCTATCGCCTTCGGCGTGAACGCCCTCCTCCAGCCGTACAGGACGCAATCGATATGA
- a CDS encoding HNH endonuclease signature motif containing protein, translating to MSKWPYSTAAWRDLRHAKLSATPLCEVCIRREVVEPANVVDHVVAINKGGEPFPPLSGLMSMCEPCHNIKTNAVDHPNASCHRRAYKGFDVDGNPIDPDGWERSDGPLCGDVRPAAFQGREVTGRGPAWDTREDLVLKFSDKEGDRWV from the coding sequence ATGTCTAAGTGGCCCTACTCAACAGCAGCGTGGCGCGACTTGCGCCATGCCAAGCTATCCGCCACCCCATTGTGCGAAGTGTGCATCAGGCGGGAAGTGGTCGAACCTGCCAACGTCGTCGACCACGTCGTCGCTATCAACAAGGGCGGCGAGCCGTTCCCTCCCCTGTCTGGGCTCATGTCAATGTGTGAGCCGTGCCATAACATCAAGACGAACGCGGTCGACCACCCTAACGCAAGCTGCCACAGGCGCGCGTACAAGGGCTTCGACGTGGACGGCAACCCCATTGACCCGGATGGATGGGAACGCTCTGACGGCCCGCTCTGTGGCGACGTGAGGCCGGCGGCCTTCCAAGGACGGGAAGTGACGGGCCGGGGACCGGCGTGGGACACTCGCGAAGACTTAGTTTTGAAATTTTCTGACAAGGAGGGCGACCGATGGGTCTAA
- a CDS encoding AAA family ATPase, with the protein MTITTVNFSVGDPVEHTKYGSGSIVEMEDDKVTVAFDKHGQKRIIARYLTAGRAPPMAANDNAPSAVNPADWHGQPIPARQWYAEDLIPMRQVTILNGDGGVGKSLLALQIAAAGAMEVDTLDIGPAAGRVFYVGAEDEEDEFKRRLADITAAHGKGFSDLSHFRLFPLADQDATLALPDRSGNMQPTALWATIVAAAGEFRPRLIVLDTAADLFGGDEIKRGQVRQFIGMLRQVALGIDCAVVLLAHPSVAGMQSGTGSSGSTAWNNSVRSRLYLTADKDEPDRRILKVMKANYGTTGNEIKLRWRAGAFVLDDGKPSPVNALLAARAERIFRDILTAINASGERVAKTKGVNYAPRVMAERPDAEGLTQKQLEAAMFALLAAGELRIEMEGPPSKLRQRLVLATEQENE; encoded by the coding sequence ATGACCATCACAACCGTTAACTTCAGTGTCGGAGATCCGGTAGAACATACGAAATACGGCAGCGGCTCCATTGTCGAAATGGAGGACGACAAGGTGACGGTCGCTTTCGACAAGCACGGCCAGAAGCGCATTATCGCCCGCTATCTCACTGCCGGCAGAGCGCCCCCTATGGCCGCTAATGACAACGCGCCATCAGCCGTCAATCCAGCCGACTGGCACGGCCAGCCGATCCCAGCCCGGCAATGGTATGCGGAAGACCTGATCCCAATGCGGCAGGTCACGATCCTAAACGGCGACGGCGGCGTCGGCAAATCCCTCCTCGCACTACAGATTGCCGCGGCAGGTGCCATGGAAGTCGACACGCTCGACATCGGGCCGGCGGCGGGCCGCGTTTTTTATGTCGGCGCGGAAGATGAGGAAGACGAGTTCAAGCGCCGTCTAGCAGACATCACTGCGGCCCATGGCAAGGGATTTAGCGACCTGTCCCACTTTCGGCTGTTCCCCCTTGCCGACCAAGACGCGACGCTGGCCTTGCCGGACCGGAGCGGCAACATGCAGCCGACTGCCCTATGGGCGACGATCGTCGCTGCTGCTGGCGAGTTCCGGCCGCGCCTTATCGTCTTGGATACGGCGGCCGACCTGTTCGGCGGCGACGAGATCAAGCGCGGCCAGGTCCGGCAATTCATCGGCATGCTTCGGCAGGTGGCGCTCGGCATCGACTGCGCTGTCGTCCTGCTCGCGCATCCATCCGTTGCCGGCATGCAATCCGGCACCGGCTCGTCAGGCTCTACCGCGTGGAACAACAGCGTGCGCAGCCGCCTCTACCTCACTGCCGACAAGGACGAACCGGACCGCCGCATTCTCAAGGTGATGAAGGCGAACTACGGCACGACCGGCAACGAGATCAAGTTGCGATGGAGGGCCGGCGCATTCGTCCTGGATGACGGCAAGCCCTCGCCCGTCAACGCACTACTGGCCGCAAGGGCGGAGCGCATCTTCCGCGACATACTGACCGCCATCAATGCCAGCGGTGAACGTGTGGCGAAGACCAAGGGCGTGAACTATGCGCCGCGTGTCATGGCAGAGAGGCCAGATGCAGAAGGACTGACCCAGAAGCAACTGGAGGCCGCCATGTTTGCCCTGCTGGCCGCTGGAGAGCTTCGCATTGAGATGGAAGGCCCGCCGTCGAAGTTGCGGCAACGGCTCGTTCTGGCGACGGAACAAGAGAATGAATAG
- a CDS encoding head-tail adaptor protein, which yields MTPAGKLRELVNFQNRTEEDDGFGNITSGPHVTIWSAPARIERLRGTESVMAGRLAGSQTVAITIRWQPAAATMTTDWRAVDARSGEIWDITSIEPDERKSFVNILAKTGTA from the coding sequence ATGACCCCGGCCGGCAAGCTTCGCGAGTTGGTCAACTTCCAGAACAGAACCGAGGAAGACGACGGCTTCGGAAATATCACATCAGGTCCACATGTCACGATCTGGTCCGCCCCGGCCCGCATCGAACGCCTGCGCGGCACAGAGTCCGTCATGGCTGGCCGTCTCGCGGGCAGTCAGACCGTCGCGATTACCATCCGCTGGCAACCTGCCGCGGCAACCATGACCACCGACTGGCGGGCCGTTGATGCCCGCAGCGGAGAGATATGGGACATCACGTCCATCGAACCCGACGAGCGCAAGAGCTTCGTCAACATCCTCGCCAAAACAGGAACAGCATAA
- a CDS encoding phage major capsid protein — protein sequence MNIAHLQETRAAKIVEMRAATTNPERFDALESEVRALDKDIKRAATLAEFERQADAKPDASANKELRSYSVGKAIREAAAGSLTGLEREQHDELSKGREVRGVMIPTAMILGETRAMTTTTAADTVATSMGGMIDRLRPVMAIQNLGATIISGLTGNLDLPKLTGGPSAYWVAEDGSTTASDSTFDKVSLSPKTVSGEMYLSRRLMLQNGVALENVLRGDLAFILAQALDGAAILGGGTNQPSGIMDVITANATAETELTDIAADLIAALEMDDVTGTTGFLTNPTIMAAARKIKDTTDRNIPVSEIFHGERIVSSNQVKTITGTPDTNPLVFGAWSNLMVGYWSGIDILANPYTDASKGGLRLHAFLDADVAVRHPEAFAWKAI from the coding sequence TTGAACATTGCACATCTGCAGGAAACCCGCGCCGCGAAAATCGTTGAGATGCGCGCCGCAACTACCAACCCGGAACGCTTCGACGCGCTGGAAAGCGAAGTCCGCGCGCTCGACAAGGACATCAAACGCGCCGCCACTCTGGCAGAATTTGAACGCCAGGCGGACGCAAAGCCCGACGCTTCGGCCAACAAAGAGCTTCGTAGCTACAGCGTCGGCAAGGCTATTCGCGAAGCTGCGGCCGGCTCGCTTACTGGCCTTGAACGTGAACAGCACGACGAGTTGAGCAAGGGCCGTGAAGTCCGCGGGGTCATGATCCCGACCGCGATGATCCTTGGCGAAACCCGCGCGATGACCACCACCACGGCGGCCGATACCGTCGCCACCAGCATGGGCGGCATGATTGATCGTCTGCGGCCTGTCATGGCAATCCAGAACCTGGGTGCGACCATTATTTCGGGCCTGACTGGCAACCTCGATTTGCCTAAGCTCACAGGCGGACCTAGCGCCTATTGGGTGGCCGAAGACGGCTCGACCACGGCCAGCGACTCCACTTTCGACAAGGTCAGCCTCTCGCCGAAGACGGTTAGCGGCGAAATGTACCTGTCGCGCCGTTTGATGCTCCAGAACGGCGTGGCGCTTGAAAACGTGCTCCGCGGAGATCTGGCTTTCATTCTCGCGCAGGCACTCGATGGCGCCGCAATTCTTGGCGGCGGCACCAATCAGCCGTCCGGTATCATGGACGTTATCACCGCCAATGCGACGGCTGAAACGGAACTGACCGACATTGCGGCTGACCTGATCGCAGCGCTTGAAATGGACGACGTGACCGGCACCACCGGCTTCTTGACCAATCCAACAATCATGGCCGCCGCTCGCAAGATCAAGGATACGACGGACCGCAACATTCCCGTTTCGGAGATCTTCCACGGCGAGCGCATTGTTTCGTCCAATCAAGTCAAGACGATCACCGGCACGCCTGACACCAACCCGCTTGTCTTCGGCGCCTGGTCGAACCTCATGGTCGGCTATTGGTCCGGCATCGACATCTTGGCAAATCCGTACACCGACGCGAGCAAGGGAGGACTCCGCCTCCACGCCTTTTTGGATGCGGATGTCGCCGTTCGGCACCCGGAAGCGTTCGCTTGGAAGGCCATCTAA
- a CDS encoding phage portal protein: MWPFRKAETRIATSDPYLGEFLGARWQARADIEKASGHAVAHRCISVIAENLASVPLKVYRKTEDGGREAATDHPLYSVLHDETAPGLTAFEAREMMLASALTYGNAYSKIERNGRGQVTALRPLLSPSMTVERLATGRLRYKHALPDGGTEVLLQDEVLHIRYRTKDGVLGLSPIQIAAAAFGLALAQQDQAGAAAENAFRPAGALVFPDKLATAGKEDVLAKFKARFIGTLKANEVMILDGGAKFETFQFNSKDSEFLESRKLSNLDICRVFGVPPSVAGITDDATYSNIGEESRALVQRCLAPWARRVEMAMQIALLSPEARKTFFVEHDLAGLLRGDLASRYTAYRVGREGGWLSSNEIRAFENMSKIDGGDTYVEPLNMGVLGGANDNRAKIEDAA; the protein is encoded by the coding sequence ATGTGGCCATTTCGTAAAGCTGAAACCCGCATCGCTACGTCGGACCCCTATCTTGGCGAGTTCTTAGGCGCGCGTTGGCAGGCTCGAGCCGACATCGAAAAGGCGTCCGGCCATGCCGTCGCGCACAGGTGCATCAGCGTCATCGCGGAAAACCTCGCTTCGGTTCCGTTGAAGGTCTACCGCAAGACCGAAGACGGCGGACGGGAAGCGGCAACGGACCATCCGCTTTATAGTGTCCTGCACGACGAGACCGCACCGGGCCTTACTGCCTTTGAAGCCCGCGAAATGATGCTGGCCAGCGCCCTCACCTATGGCAATGCCTACAGCAAGATTGAACGAAACGGACGCGGCCAGGTCACGGCATTGCGTCCGCTGCTGTCACCATCGATGACGGTTGAACGGCTCGCAACGGGCCGCTTGAGGTATAAGCACGCGCTACCTGATGGCGGCACGGAAGTCCTGCTGCAAGACGAGGTGCTGCATATCCGATACCGCACGAAAGATGGCGTGCTTGGCTTGTCTCCTATCCAGATTGCGGCGGCTGCATTCGGGCTTGCGTTAGCGCAGCAAGATCAGGCCGGCGCGGCTGCGGAGAATGCTTTCCGTCCTGCTGGCGCTTTGGTGTTTCCTGACAAGCTGGCAACGGCCGGGAAAGAAGACGTGCTGGCAAAGTTCAAGGCGAGGTTCATTGGCACGCTCAAGGCCAATGAGGTCATGATCCTCGACGGCGGCGCGAAGTTCGAGACGTTCCAGTTCAACAGCAAGGACTCGGAATTTCTTGAAAGCCGGAAGCTGTCCAATCTCGACATTTGCCGCGTGTTCGGCGTGCCGCCATCCGTTGCCGGTATCACCGACGATGCGACCTATTCCAACATTGGCGAGGAATCCCGCGCGCTTGTTCAACGCTGCTTGGCCCCATGGGCAAGGCGCGTGGAGATGGCCATGCAGATTGCTCTGCTGTCGCCTGAGGCGCGAAAGACCTTCTTTGTGGAGCATGACCTTGCGGGCCTTCTCCGCGGCGATCTGGCGAGCCGTTACACGGCCTACCGCGTCGGTCGCGAAGGCGGCTGGCTTTCAAGCAATGAAATCCGCGCGTTTGAAAACATGTCCAAGATCGACGGCGGCGACACCTATGTCGAGCCTTTGAACATGGGAGTGCTTGGCGGCGCTAATGACAATCGAGCCAAGATCGAGGACGCGGCATGA
- a CDS encoding (R)-mandelonitrile lyase, translating to MEIHRAGSRPSAKGPSEWFTGTVRIDPLFAAKDPARAAGNTVTFEPGARTAWHTHPLGQVIIVTSGLGRAQRFGGPVEEIRPGDVVWFEPGEKHWHGAGPTTAMTHIAIQEALGGEAVDWLEHVTDEEYGA from the coding sequence GTGGAAATTCACAGAGCAGGCAGTAGGCCGTCCGCCAAAGGCCCGTCCGAATGGTTTACCGGAACCGTGAGAATCGACCCTCTCTTTGCAGCGAAGGATCCCGCGAGGGCCGCCGGTAACACGGTCACCTTCGAACCCGGTGCACGAACCGCCTGGCATACGCATCCCCTGGGGCAGGTCATCATCGTGACCTCCGGGCTGGGCCGGGCCCAGCGCTTCGGCGGGCCGGTCGAAGAAATCCGGCCGGGCGACGTCGTATGGTTCGAACCGGGAGAGAAGCACTGGCACGGTGCAGGGCCGACCACGGCGATGACGCATATCGCCATCCAGGAGGCCCTCGGCGGCGAGGCCGTGGATTGGCTGGAGCACGTCACGGACGAAGAATACGGTGCCTGA
- a CDS encoding HK97 family phage prohead protease: MMEKRIATEVRAEGRRLSGYAATFNTETRIADFSETIAPGAFAASLRGQPDILALVDHDAGKVLARTKSGSLRLSEDARGLAFSIDVPDTTLGRDLLAMAARSDLGGMSFGFTVPEGGDEWRGEKRTLRNVVLHEISVVQSFPAYGGTSIHARSRQQRTDADRRLAVLELEACHVAIS, from the coding sequence ATGATGGAAAAAAGAATTGCCACGGAAGTCAGGGCGGAAGGTCGACGTCTTTCCGGCTATGCCGCAACTTTCAACACTGAAACGCGGATCGCGGACTTTAGCGAGACGATTGCCCCCGGCGCCTTCGCGGCCAGTCTTCGCGGCCAGCCTGATATTTTGGCGCTAGTCGACCATGATGCGGGCAAAGTTTTGGCCCGCACGAAATCCGGAAGCCTTCGCCTTTCCGAAGATGCCCGCGGACTGGCATTCTCCATTGACGTGCCGGACACCACCCTCGGCCGCGACCTGCTCGCCATGGCGGCCCGCTCTGATCTAGGCGGCATGTCATTCGGCTTCACCGTGCCTGAAGGCGGCGACGAGTGGCGCGGCGAAAAGCGCACTCTGCGGAATGTCGTGTTGCACGAAATCAGCGTCGTTCAAAGCTTTCCGGCCTATGGCGGCACGTCGATTCACGCGCGTTCCCGTCAACAGCGGACCGATGCCGATCGCCGGCTAGCCGTACTCGAATTGGAGGCTTGCCATGTGGCCATTTCGTAA
- a CDS encoding thioesterase domain-containing protein, producing the protein MAVPTDRCDAAAFEHLLLEAARAVQRREISAETVLVDVFNINRALKFIDAVWQASGIELDVNSFYLWPTFRDLAGAMADGSYRNVPKRIPIRQGTASETLVVFAGGASCFLEMKDFVKALAFDGTVYGMALTPFGRPASTPAVIADEVAACLAELDTSGIVPPYRFVGYSFGGLVALELSRALAARGVGADFLALVDSPQSEHAWPLRIWLDFAAGRLLSRGGQAPATAAEEPAGEASQVRLGGGRLAKLRRTLRRLAFRFLSPKMETYPTFVPQWLGGYPPAYDLAARQLLRMKGLFRPSRYEGPLVFYRTEGGSPVDCDPKLIWEPYLPAAEWVDVSGNHQTITIGRHARALAADVSRRLAAMKKA; encoded by the coding sequence GTGGCGGTGCCGACGGATCGGTGTGACGCGGCTGCGTTCGAGCATCTTCTTCTTGAGGCCGCCCGCGCGGTGCAGCGCCGCGAGATTTCGGCCGAAACCGTCCTCGTCGACGTCTTCAACATCAACCGCGCGCTGAAATTCATCGACGCGGTCTGGCAGGCGAGCGGCATCGAGCTCGACGTCAACAGTTTCTACCTGTGGCCGACTTTTCGCGATCTGGCGGGCGCGATGGCCGACGGCTCATACCGGAATGTCCCGAAACGGATTCCGATCCGCCAGGGCACCGCGTCTGAGACACTCGTGGTCTTCGCCGGCGGCGCGAGCTGCTTTCTCGAAATGAAGGATTTCGTCAAAGCACTCGCCTTCGACGGGACCGTCTACGGCATGGCGCTCACGCCGTTCGGCCGCCCTGCTTCAACGCCTGCGGTGATCGCCGACGAGGTCGCAGCCTGCCTCGCCGAACTCGACACATCCGGGATCGTCCCGCCCTATCGTTTTGTCGGCTATTCCTTCGGCGGTCTGGTCGCGCTTGAACTCTCCCGCGCGCTTGCAGCCCGCGGTGTCGGGGCGGATTTCTTAGCCCTCGTCGACAGCCCGCAGAGCGAGCATGCCTGGCCGCTGCGCATATGGCTCGACTTCGCAGCCGGGCGGCTGCTTTCCAGGGGTGGACAGGCGCCGGCCACGGCCGCCGAGGAACCTGCCGGGGAAGCGTCACAGGTGCGGCTCGGCGGTGGACGCCTGGCGAAGTTGCGGCGCACGCTCCGGCGTCTCGCCTTCCGTTTCCTGAGCCCAAAGATGGAAACCTACCCGACCTTCGTGCCGCAGTGGCTCGGCGGCTATCCGCCGGCCTATGATCTCGCGGCCCGGCAGCTCCTGCGGATGAAGGGGCTCTTCCGCCCGTCGCGCTACGAAGGGCCTCTGGTCTTTTACCGGACGGAGGGCGGCTCGCCGGTCGATTGTGACCCGAAGCTCATCTGGGAGCCTTACCTTCCGGCGGCGGAATGGGTCGATGTCTCCGGCAACCACCAGACCATTACGATCGGTCGGCACGCCCGCGCGCTCGCCGCCGACGTCAGCCGCCGGCTCGCAGCTATGAAAAAGGCATAG